A single genomic interval of Penaeus chinensis breed Huanghai No. 1 chromosome 23, ASM1920278v2, whole genome shotgun sequence harbors:
- the LOC125037444 gene encoding pseudouridine-5'-phosphate glycosidase-like, protein MMIQFMKFSRAFMGLQTLRPYLVGRYNLRNKSTLLAVSREVELALSAQEPVVALESTIITHGMPYPQNLETAVEVEQIIRKEGAVPATIAILHGQVHVGLSAAELEILAEKKEPCVKTSRRDFPFVLAKGLNGGTTVSGTMLVAHHAGIPVFVTGGIGGVHRGAENTLDISADLTELGRTPVAVVSAGVKSILDVEKTLEYLETQGVCVSVLGSDNRFPDFFTRDSGYKAPCHVETPLMAAHMMNKWQEMKINSGMLIAVPIPEEHQAEGKLIKEAIDEAVKEAELAVSGREVTPFILQRVFEITGGQSLKSNIALIQNNAKAGAQIAVELAKLKSSTSRFLPPRNSFTNKSGTSEQGRPVCSKDDG, encoded by the exons ATGATGATCCAGTTCATGAAATTTAGTCGTGCCTTCATGGGCTTACAAACTCTCCGACCTTATCTAGTAGGAAG GTACAATCTTCGCAACAAGTCAACCCTCCTAGCTGTGAGCCGTGAGGTGGAATTGGCATTGTCAGCTCAAGAACCTGTTGTGGCATTAGAGTCTACCATCATCACCCATGGCATGCCTTATCCTCAGAATTTGGAAACAGCTGTAGAGGTTGAACAAATTATTAGGAAAGAG GGTGCAGTTCCAGCAACTATAGCTATTTTACATGGACAAGTTCATGTGGGTTTGTCTGCAGCTGAGTTGGAGATCCTTGCTGAGAAGAAGGAGCCTTGTGTTAAGACATCAAGAAGAGATTTCCCCTTTGTGTTGGCAAAG GGTCTAAATGGAGGCACAACAGTATCAGGAACGATGCTTGTTGCACACCATGCAGGAATTCCAGTCTTTGTGACTGGTGGCATAGGGGGTGTTCACAGAGGAGCAGAGAACACACTGGACATTTCAGCAGACTTAACAGAACTTGGTCGCACTCCTGTTGCAGTTGTTTCAGCTGGAGTGAAGAGCATTTTAGATGTAGAAAAGACTTTGGAGTATCTAGAGACACAgg gtgtctgtgtgtcagtgttAGGAAGTGATAACCGATTCCCTGATTTCTTCACTCGAGACAGTGGATACAAAGCCCCATGTCATGTTGAAACCCCTCTCATGGCAGCTCACATGATGAATAAGTGGCAGGAGATGAAGATAAACTCAGGAATGCTGATTGCTGTGCCCATACCAGAGGAACACCAGGCTGAGGGGAAGCTCATTAAAGAAGCAATTG ATGAAGCAGTGAAGGAGGCAGAGTTAGCAGTATCTGGGAGGGAAGTAACTCCATTTATTCTTCAGAGAGTCTTTGAGATCACAGGAGGACAGAGCCTCAAGTCAA ATATTGCTCTCATTCAAAATAATGCAAAGGCAGGTGCACAGATTGCTGTAGAACTTGCCAAGCTTAAATCATCAACTTCAAG gTTTTTACCACCAAGGAACTCTTTCACAAACAAATCTGGAACTTCGGAGCAAGGAAGACCTGTATGTTCCAAGGATGATGGTTAA